GATGTCACAGCCAATGATCATGTGAACCTCAGAGTGAAAAAAGGAGAGATACACGGTCTTTTGGGTGAAAATGGGGCGGGCAAGACCACGCTGATGAATATCCTTTTTGGACTTTATCGGCCGGATGAAGGGGAGATGATTTTTGAAGGTCGCCGAGTGGAGTTCAGGAGTCCCAGAGACGCAATCTCTGCTGGAATTGGGATGGTGCACCAGCATTTCATGCTCGTCCCCAGGATGACTGTCCTCCACAACCTGATTCTGGGCTATAAAACTCCTTCTGACCCTCTAATCGACGAGAAGTGGGTGGAGAGAAGGGTTGAAAGGTTGTCGGGAAAATACGGTATCAGCATTCCGCTCTATGAGAGGATAATGGACCTCAGTGTGGGGGAAGAGCAGAGGGTTGAGATTCTGAAAGCCCTGTTCAGAGACGTTAAACTCCTCATCCTCGACGAGCCCACAGCGGTTTTAACCCCGCCCGAAGTCCAGAGTCTGTTTTCGGCTTTGAGATCCATGACTGAAGAAGGTTTAACTGTCATATTCATCACACACAAGCTTAAAGAGGCGTTAACCATAACCGATCGGATAACTGTACTCAGAAAAGGCAAAAACGTAGGAACGGTTGAAACCGCAAAAACCAATGAAAGAGAGCTGGCAAAAATGATGGTTGGCAGAGAGGTCGTTATGAAAGTGGAAAAGCCATCTGTTGAGATTGGCGATGTGGTTCTCAAAGTTCAGAATCTGTGGGTAAGGGACGATCGTGGACTTTTCGCCGTCAGAGGTGTGAGTTTCACAATCAGAGAGGGCGAAATTTTGGGCATTGCTGGTGTTTCTGGCAACGGTCAGAGGGAGCTTGAAGAGGCAATAGCGGGTATCAGGAAAGTGCACAGAGGAAGTATTTTTCTTTACAATAGAGAAATAACCAGCTCGTCCGACAGATCTCAAATCGCATACATACCTGAGGACAGGATTGGTGTTGGCCTAGCCCCCTCACTCACGGTAATGGAAAATTTAATGCTGAAGGACTTCAAAAAGTACCGCCGAGGTTTCTCTCTGAATTTTGATGAAATGGAAAGGGTGGCTGAGAGGCTGATTGAAGAATTCTCCGTGAAAACCCCTTCGGTGCACGTGCCTGCAAGCACGCTTTCTGGTGGAAATATTCAGAGGCTAATCTTGGCCAGAGAGTTCTCCAGAAAACCGAAGGTAATAATTGCGTCTCAGCCCACAAGAGGTCTGGATATAGCCGGGATTGAGTACGTAAGAACCAGACTTATTGAAAGTGCCAGAAATGGCTGCGCAATCCTTTTAATTTCCGAGGATCTTGACGAAATATTCCAGCTGAGCGATAGAATAGCCGTAATGTATGAGGGTGAGATAAAGAAGATATTTTCGAGAAATGAGGCAAGATATGAAACCGTGGGATATCTGATGGCTGGAGGAGCAGAGACCGGGGAGGTTGCTGCATGAAACTGAAGTACCTCAGCCCAGTGGTGTCGATAACAGCCTCGCTTGTTCTTGTAGGCATCATGCTGGCCCTAATCGGCATAAATCCCATCCAGGCCTACAGCGTAATGGTGATGAAATCATTCGGGTCAAAGTTTGGCCTGGCAGAACTCTGCGTGAAGACCACTCCCATAATTCTAACCGGCCTTGCAGTTGCAATACCACTCAGAGCCGGATTATGGAACATAGGAGCGGAGGGGCAGCTTTACATGGGAGCCTTTGCCGCCAGCATTGTGGCGCTTAAGCTTCAGGTCCCAGCTCCTTTAATGCTGCCAACCATGTTTCTGGCCTCCGCCATCATGGGTGCTGCTTGGGCTGCCATACCGGGCTTTCTCAAAGCGAGGTTTGACCTAAATGAGATCATATCCACACTCCTGCTCAACTACGTTGCAATTTACTGGGTTGAGTATTTAGTTTATGGACCGCTGAGAGGTAAGGAAGTATACAACTTCCCCTATTCGGACCTGTTTGTTGACTCTGCTCTCCTTCCAAGGTTTTTTGGAACCCGCTTTCATCTGGGAGTGTTCATCGCCATCCTCATCGCGATTGTGATCTACTATATCATCACAAAAACGGATTTCGGTTTTGCCATCAAAGTAGTCGGAGCGAACCCAAAAGCTGCAGATTACGCTGGGATAAGCAGACAAAGAACAATACTCTACGCCATGATGCTTGGCGGAGCAATTGCCGGAATAGCCGGAATGATTGAGGTTAGCGGGATACATCTCAGGCTGAGACCCGGAATATCCACTGGATACGGATATGCAGGAATTCCCGTTGCCCTGCTTGCAGGAGGCAATCCTCTGCTTGTAATGCTATCTGCATCGCTGTTTGGATTTCTGTATGTCGGTGGCTCCGCCCTGCAGACGACCTACTCAATCCCGGTTTCGATAGTTTACGTCTTTCAGGCACTCATAGTTCTCTTCATCATTGGTGGAGACTCACTGGCCAGAAGGAGGGATGTATGATGGAGCCTCTAATAGCTGGCAGCAGCTTTATTGCATCCCTGATTGCATCTTCGATAAGAGCAGGAACACCATTGCTCTATGCAACGATAGGTGAAACTATAACAGAAAGAAGTGGTGTCCTCAATCTGGGTCTCGAGGGAGTCATGATCGTTGGGGCCTTCACCGGTTTTGCTGTGAGCCTCATAACCGGAAATCCATGGCTGGGAGTTCTGTTTGCAGGTATTGCGGGTATGATGATGGCAGCCATTCACGCCTTCTTTGCCGTAACGTTGAAAGCTGATCAGTCCGTTACGGGTTTGATGCTCGTTCTGCTTGGTCTGGGAATTACGGGGTTCTTTGGCAGAAACTTCATAGGTCAGGTTGCCACCTACATTGAACCTGTCAGGATTCCCTATCTCTCCACCCTGCCCTTTGTCGGTGAGGCCTTTTTCAGCCACGACCCTCTCGCCTATCTCGCAATTCTCCTGACTTTTCTCTCCTGGTTCTTCCTCTTCAGAACCAGAT
This genomic interval from Archaeoglobus neptunius contains the following:
- a CDS encoding ABC transporter ATP-binding protein; this translates as METLLEMKNIVKRFGDVTANDHVNLRVKKGEIHGLLGENGAGKTTLMNILFGLYRPDEGEMIFEGRRVEFRSPRDAISAGIGMVHQHFMLVPRMTVLHNLILGYKTPSDPLIDEKWVERRVERLSGKYGISIPLYERIMDLSVGEEQRVEILKALFRDVKLLILDEPTAVLTPPEVQSLFSALRSMTEEGLTVIFITHKLKEALTITDRITVLRKGKNVGTVETAKTNERELAKMMVGREVVMKVEKPSVEIGDVVLKVQNLWVRDDRGLFAVRGVSFTIREGEILGIAGVSGNGQRELEEAIAGIRKVHRGSIFLYNREITSSSDRSQIAYIPEDRIGVGLAPSLTVMENLMLKDFKKYRRGFSLNFDEMERVAERLIEEFSVKTPSVHVPASTLSGGNIQRLILAREFSRKPKVIIASQPTRGLDIAGIEYVRTRLIESARNGCAILLISEDLDEIFQLSDRIAVMYEGEIKKIFSRNEARYETVGYLMAGGAETGEVAA
- a CDS encoding ABC transporter permease produces the protein MKLKYLSPVVSITASLVLVGIMLALIGINPIQAYSVMVMKSFGSKFGLAELCVKTTPIILTGLAVAIPLRAGLWNIGAEGQLYMGAFAASIVALKLQVPAPLMLPTMFLASAIMGAAWAAIPGFLKARFDLNEIISTLLLNYVAIYWVEYLVYGPLRGKEVYNFPYSDLFVDSALLPRFFGTRFHLGVFIAILIAIVIYYIITKTDFGFAIKVVGANPKAADYAGISRQRTILYAMMLGGAIAGIAGMIEVSGIHLRLRPGISTGYGYAGIPVALLAGGNPLLVMLSASLFGFLYVGGSALQTTYSIPVSIVYVFQALIVLFIIGGDSLARRRDV
- a CDS encoding ABC transporter permease — translated: MMEPLIAGSSFIASLIASSIRAGTPLLYATIGETITERSGVLNLGLEGVMIVGAFTGFAVSLITGNPWLGVLFAGIAGMMMAAIHAFFAVTLKADQSVTGLMLVLLGLGITGFFGRNFIGQVATYIEPVRIPYLSTLPFVGEAFFSHDPLAYLAILLTFLSWFFLFRTRYGLEIIASGENPEAADTLGINVDRVRFFSTLAGGFLTGIAGAYLSLAYAKLWTEGMTAGRGWICLALVIFSGWMPQRAIFGAYLFGGLDVLSFKLQAVGFGLSYHLLKMIPYVVTIAVLLFSVARKRGAFGAPASLGIPYIRGSKQ